In Gammaproteobacteria bacterium, the following are encoded in one genomic region:
- a CDS encoding 2-oxoacid:acceptor oxidoreductase subunit alpha: MQLAGTRFTSDSALFGNDLATFPNFPAEIRAPAGTVAGVSSFQVQIADFDILTPGDEADVLVAMNPAALKAHLKDVKPGGVIIANADAFEPRNLKKAGFDSNPLEDGSLEGYRVFAVPMERLTKDAVAGTGVSSRDALRSKNLFALGLLAWIFTRSIDPTIDWLKKKFAARPEVAEANIASLKGGYNYGENTAAFKHTFHVRKAALEPGEYTNVTGNTALSWGLIAAAKAAGLRLFYGSYPITPATDILQELAKRRNFDVVTFQAEDEIAGVGSAIGAAFSGNLAATGTSGPGLALKSESVSLAVSIELPLVIVDVQRAGPSTGLPTKVEQTDLLFAMYGRHGEAPLPIVAAKSPADAFDTAMEASRLALKYMTPVILLSDNYIANGSEPWLLPDLDSLPDISVSFAVEPNADGRFLPYLRDEKTLARPWARPGTPGLEHRVGGLEKQEVIGNVSYDPANHQLMTDLRAWKIRAIANDIPLLEIAGDEDAELLVLGWGSTYGQIMGAVKRVRKDGLKVATTHLRHLNPFPANFGDILLKYPTILVPEVNSGQLRHMIRAEYLVPTMGLNQVTGFPFKVSTIEKKIREILA; this comes from the coding sequence ATGCAGCTTGCCGGGACCCGCTTCACGAGCGACTCGGCTTTGTTCGGCAACGACCTCGCAACATTCCCGAACTTCCCCGCCGAGATCAGGGCTCCGGCCGGCACCGTTGCCGGCGTTTCCTCGTTCCAGGTGCAGATCGCCGATTTCGATATTCTCACGCCGGGCGATGAAGCAGACGTCTTGGTGGCGATGAACCCTGCTGCGCTCAAAGCGCACCTCAAGGATGTGAAGCCGGGCGGCGTCATCATCGCGAACGCCGATGCGTTCGAACCTCGGAACCTGAAGAAAGCCGGGTTCGATTCCAATCCGCTGGAAGATGGTTCACTCGAGGGATACCGGGTCTTCGCGGTACCGATGGAGCGTCTCACCAAAGACGCCGTGGCAGGCACCGGAGTGAGCAGCAGGGATGCGCTGCGATCCAAGAACCTGTTCGCACTCGGGTTGCTCGCATGGATCTTTACCCGGTCGATCGACCCCACGATCGACTGGCTCAAGAAGAAGTTCGCCGCTAGGCCCGAAGTCGCGGAAGCCAACATCGCCTCGCTGAAGGGTGGCTACAACTACGGCGAGAATACGGCAGCGTTCAAACACACGTTCCACGTTCGCAAGGCGGCACTCGAGCCCGGCGAGTACACGAACGTAACCGGCAACACGGCACTGTCCTGGGGACTGATCGCCGCGGCCAAGGCGGCGGGGCTTCGGCTGTTCTATGGCAGCTATCCGATCACTCCCGCGACGGACATCTTGCAGGAACTGGCGAAGCGCCGGAATTTCGATGTCGTGACGTTCCAGGCAGAAGACGAGATCGCAGGTGTTGGTTCCGCCATCGGGGCCGCATTCTCCGGGAATCTCGCCGCTACCGGGACGAGCGGACCGGGACTCGCTCTCAAGAGTGAGTCGGTGTCGCTGGCGGTCAGCATCGAACTGCCGTTGGTGATCGTCGATGTCCAGCGGGCAGGTCCGTCGACAGGCTTGCCGACAAAAGTCGAGCAGACCGACCTGCTGTTCGCCATGTACGGGCGGCACGGGGAGGCTCCCCTGCCGATCGTCGCCGCCAAGTCGCCGGCCGACGCGTTCGACACCGCAATGGAGGCGTCCAGGCTCGCCCTCAAGTACATGACACCCGTGATCCTGTTGTCCGACAACTACATCGCCAACGGCTCAGAACCGTGGCTGCTGCCGGACCTCGACTCGTTACCGGACATTTCGGTTTCCTTCGCTGTCGAACCGAATGCAGACGGGCGCTTCCTGCCCTATCTGCGGGACGAGAAGACGTTGGCAAGGCCATGGGCCAGGCCGGGAACACCAGGCCTCGAACATCGTGTCGGCGGCCTCGAGAAGCAGGAAGTCATCGGAAACGTTTCGTACGATCCGGCCAATCATCAACTGATGACCGACCTCAGAGCCTGGAAGATCCGAGCGATCGCCAACGACATCCCCTTGTTGGAGATAGCAGGCGACGAAGACGCCGAGCTACTGGTGCTCGGCTGGGGTTCGACGTACGGACAGATCATGGGAGCGGTCAAGCGAGTCCGCAAGGATGGCCTGAAAGTCGCGACCACCCACCTACGCCATCTGAACCCGTTCCCGGCGAACTTCGGTGACATACTGCTGAAGTATCCGACGATTCTCGTGCCGGAGGTCAACTCCGGGCAGCTTCGCCACATGATCAGGGCCGAGTACCTGGTACCGACAATGGGCCTCAACCAAGTGACCGGGTTCCCATTCAAGGTATCGACCATCGAGAAGAAGATCCGGGAGATCCTCGCATGA
- a CDS encoding 2-oxoacid:ferredoxin oxidoreductase subunit beta — MTETPTYTRKDFQSDQEVKWCPGCGDFTILASIQSFFAEAGLPKENFVVISGIGCSSRFPYYMNTYGIHSIHGRAPTIASGIAITRPELSVWVTTGDGDALSIGGNHFIHLMRRNVNVKVVLFNNQIYGLTKGQYSPTSEVGKITKSSPMGSIDRPFNPVSLALGAEASFVARTIDMDRKLTMKVLQAAYDHRGTALIEIYQNCNVFNNHAFLELTGKQTRDENRINLEHGRPVVFGAEGEHAVILENGAAKVVSTASVDPSQIVVHDEHAVNPSAAFALSRLSHGPHGPTPIGIFRNVERPVYEDVLQEQIDTAREKKGDGDLYQLLRSAGTWTVE; from the coding sequence ATGACCGAGACACCCACCTACACACGCAAGGACTTCCAGTCCGATCAAGAAGTCAAGTGGTGCCCCGGCTGCGGGGACTTCACCATCCTGGCATCCATCCAGTCGTTCTTCGCCGAGGCAGGCCTGCCAAAGGAGAACTTCGTGGTGATCTCGGGAATCGGCTGCTCTTCCCGTTTCCCGTACTACATGAACACCTATGGCATACACAGCATCCATGGCCGGGCCCCAACGATCGCCTCCGGTATAGCGATCACCCGTCCGGAGCTGTCTGTCTGGGTGACGACCGGCGATGGTGATGCACTGTCGATCGGCGGGAACCATTTCATCCACCTGATGCGCCGCAACGTGAATGTCAAGGTCGTGTTGTTCAACAACCAGATCTACGGTCTCACAAAGGGCCAGTACTCACCGACCAGTGAAGTCGGCAAGATCACCAAGTCGAGCCCGATGGGATCAATCGATCGCCCATTCAATCCGGTGAGCCTGGCTCTCGGCGCCGAGGCCTCGTTCGTCGCACGGACCATCGACATGGACCGCAAGCTCACGATGAAGGTTCTCCAGGCGGCGTATGACCACCGGGGTACCGCGCTCATCGAGATCTACCAGAACTGCAACGTGTTCAACAACCATGCGTTCCTGGAACTGACCGGAAAGCAGACTCGTGACGAGAACCGCATCAATCTCGAGCACGGCCGGCCGGTCGTGTTCGGCGCCGAGGGCGAGCATGCGGTCATCTTGGAGAACGGCGCCGCAAAGGTGGTCTCGACGGCCTCCGTCGATCCGTCACAGATCGTTGTGCACGATGAGCACGCGGTAAACCCGAGCGCCGCGTTTGCGCTGAGCCGCCTCTCGCATGGCCCACACGGCCCGACCCCGATCGGAATCTTCCGGAACGTGGAGCGGCCGGTCTACGAGGATGTTCTCCAGGAGCAGATCGACACTGCCCGGGAAAAGAAAGGCGACGGCGACCTGTACCAACTCCTCCGTTCGGCAGGAACCTGGACGGTCGAGTAG
- a CDS encoding DUF3048 domain-containing protein has product MRSLLVTIFAFSLLAAACSGKAADTITTTTTTVAPTTITTTTTTPPTTTTESTTTTTVYDGPVAPLNGLPVDDETLVDRRGLAVKIDNHPAARPQSGLQEADAVIELPVEGVTRFIALFNVGDSTYLGPIRSVRPSDVELTKPLGGNLVISGGSFWILNYVTSRGANLISDSDRLHSLGAMFRISSRSAPHNLYGNSFELRNYADSRGIPDTPPPNLFTWGPLKPDGPAEKITLFWSPRTVWTWDGEHYTRTSDGRPHEWLAKDGTTGPITADTLVIIVARRYTSHPAKPSDGKSVPAMDTVGSGRALVFAGGEVEEGTWSRDSIKEIFHLKRADGSTLTVPPGRPWISIFPDTLDIEW; this is encoded by the coding sequence ATGCGATCGCTCCTCGTCACCATCTTCGCCTTCTCCCTGCTCGCTGCAGCGTGCTCAGGGAAGGCCGCGGACACGATCACCACAACGACCACAACCGTGGCACCCACGACCATCACGACCACGACTACGACCCCACCCACCACGACGACCGAGTCGACGACCACCACAACCGTCTACGACGGTCCGGTCGCGCCGCTCAACGGCCTCCCCGTCGACGATGAGACACTCGTCGACCGTAGGGGACTCGCCGTCAAGATCGATAACCATCCGGCTGCCCGCCCGCAGTCAGGGCTGCAGGAGGCCGACGCGGTCATCGAACTGCCCGTCGAAGGGGTCACCCGATTCATAGCCCTGTTCAACGTGGGGGACTCCACCTATCTCGGACCGATCCGGTCAGTCCGCCCGAGCGATGTCGAGCTCACGAAGCCTCTCGGCGGGAACCTCGTGATCAGCGGCGGTTCCTTCTGGATCCTCAACTATGTGACCTCCAGAGGAGCGAACCTGATCTCTGACTCCGACAGGCTCCATTCCCTTGGTGCGATGTTTCGGATCTCTTCCAGATCTGCCCCACACAACCTGTACGGCAACTCGTTCGAACTGCGCAACTACGCCGACAGCCGCGGGATCCCCGACACACCTCCACCGAACCTGTTCACCTGGGGACCGCTCAAACCCGACGGTCCCGCCGAGAAAATCACCTTGTTCTGGTCGCCGCGAACCGTCTGGACGTGGGACGGGGAGCACTACACACGCACATCCGACGGCAGACCGCACGAGTGGCTCGCCAAAGATGGCACCACCGGACCAATCACCGCGGACACACTGGTGATCATCGTCGCCAGGAGATACACGTCGCATCCTGCAAAGCCGTCTGACGGAAAATCGGTTCCGGCAATGGACACCGTCGGTTCGGGCCGCGCCCTCGTGTTCGCAGGAGGCGAGGTCGAAGAGGGGACCTGGTCAAGAGACTCCATCAAGGAAATCTTCCATCTGAAGCGAGCCGACGGATCCACATTGACGGTTCCTCCCGGTCGGCCGTGGATCTCGATCTTCCCCGACACCCTCGACATCGAGTGGTGA
- a CDS encoding amidase, with amino-acid sequence MSVSAGATAVRRGQISAVEVISSALDRSESSQDTLNTYTLIDREGALERAEIIDEMAARGQDPGPLAGVPIALKDLIDQAGLPTTCGSGFYERISDRSATVVERLEAAGAVIIGRTGLHEFAYGFSSENHWFGPVRNPWDTQTSPGGSSGGSAVAVAAGLAAAAIGTDTGGSVRVPAGMCGIVGLKVTHGRVPLTGVFPLALSLDTVGPLGRSVEDVALLYAALAGHDPNDPWSAPRPVPTPGEVPPDLSGIRIGLPYPWISDAPTTPGVATAFATAIDRISDAGAIITALQAPALIPSPHGGSIVGGEAAKVHRPWFGKQPYGPAVAERLRTAFEVTIDQYIDALEWTAKLRNATAAVFQDVDLLMTPTVAATRKVIGEPTIDGIPYRRVLSWFSSLVNHIGVPALSVPLRAPGTPPPSLQLVAPWWAEKRLFAVGRALETLGIATFSAPPIP; translated from the coding sequence GTGAGCGTCTCCGCCGGTGCAACGGCCGTTCGCCGGGGCCAGATCAGCGCGGTGGAAGTGATCTCGAGCGCCCTGGACCGAAGCGAGTCTTCCCAGGACACCCTCAACACATACACCCTCATCGATCGGGAGGGCGCCCTGGAGCGAGCAGAGATCATCGATGAGATGGCTGCCCGGGGTCAGGATCCCGGGCCGCTTGCCGGCGTTCCGATCGCTCTCAAAGATCTCATCGATCAGGCAGGGCTCCCGACTACCTGCGGCTCCGGCTTCTACGAACGGATCTCCGACCGATCGGCAACCGTCGTCGAACGCCTCGAAGCGGCCGGTGCCGTGATCATTGGCAGGACCGGCCTTCACGAGTTCGCCTACGGGTTCTCGAGCGAGAACCACTGGTTCGGCCCTGTTCGCAACCCCTGGGACACGCAGACTTCCCCCGGCGGATCGTCGGGAGGCTCCGCGGTCGCAGTCGCAGCAGGCCTGGCTGCCGCTGCGATCGGAACCGACACCGGCGGCTCGGTGCGCGTTCCTGCCGGCATGTGCGGCATTGTTGGACTCAAGGTGACCCACGGCCGAGTCCCGCTCACAGGCGTGTTCCCCCTCGCCCTGTCGCTGGATACGGTCGGACCGCTCGGACGGAGCGTCGAAGACGTTGCGCTCCTGTACGCGGCTCTGGCAGGACACGATCCCAACGACCCGTGGTCGGCTCCCCGTCCGGTGCCGACACCCGGAGAGGTCCCCCCCGACCTCTCCGGGATACGTATCGGTCTCCCCTATCCGTGGATCAGTGACGCACCCACGACTCCGGGTGTCGCGACTGCGTTCGCAACCGCAATCGATCGAATCTCCGATGCTGGAGCGATCATCACGGCACTCCAGGCCCCGGCACTCATCCCGTCCCCGCACGGTGGCTCGATCGTCGGCGGTGAAGCCGCGAAGGTTCACCGCCCATGGTTCGGGAAGCAACCCTACGGTCCGGCTGTAGCCGAACGGCTGCGGACCGCATTCGAGGTCACGATCGATCAATACATCGACGCGCTCGAATGGACGGCGAAGCTGCGCAACGCAACGGCAGCCGTCTTCCAGGACGTGGACTTGCTCATGACACCAACTGTCGCGGCGACTCGCAAGGTGATCGGAGAACCCACCATCGACGGTATCCCATATCGCAGGGTACTGTCGTGGTTCTCTTCACTCGTCAACCACATAGGTGTGCCGGCCTTGAGTGTGCCGCTTCGCGCACCGGGGACACCCCCGCCTTCCCTGCAACTCGTGGCGCCCTGGTGGGCCGAAAAACGCCTCTTTGCCGTGGGAAGAGCACTCGAAACTCTCGGCATCGCGACCTTCTCCGCACCCCCGATTCCCTGA
- a CDS encoding DNA alkylation repair protein — translation MDGIVSFVAAELSARADPDRAVAMAAYMKTEMPFHGVPTPERRLILREARRRFPIHAQEHYRTAIIALWELPHREEKYLAVDLAIAERRWITFENLDLYRRLIVEGAWWDFVDVISARLIGQVLLDDPERLWPLLDAWIDDQDLWIRRAALLAQLKHKYRTDTGRLFDYCLRRADEKEFFIRKAIGWALREYAKTDPAAVSRFLLEHREELSGLSFREAAKHLSLG, via the coding sequence GTGGATGGGATTGTCTCCTTCGTCGCGGCCGAGCTATCGGCTCGCGCCGACCCTGATCGGGCGGTGGCGATGGCTGCCTACATGAAGACCGAGATGCCGTTCCATGGGGTACCCACGCCGGAACGGCGGCTGATTCTGCGGGAGGCACGCCGACGCTTCCCGATCCATGCGCAGGAGCATTACCGGACCGCCATCATCGCGCTCTGGGAGCTTCCGCACCGCGAAGAGAAGTACCTCGCCGTCGATCTCGCGATCGCCGAGCGGCGGTGGATCACCTTCGAGAACCTTGACCTCTACCGGCGGCTCATCGTCGAGGGAGCGTGGTGGGACTTCGTCGACGTCATCTCCGCACGTCTCATCGGGCAGGTCCTCCTGGACGATCCGGAGCGACTGTGGCCATTGCTCGATGCCTGGATCGATGATCAAGATCTCTGGATACGCCGGGCGGCGCTCCTCGCCCAGCTCAAGCACAAGTACCGGACCGATACGGGCCGGCTTTTCGACTACTGCCTGCGGCGGGCCGACGAGAAAGAGTTCTTCATCCGAAAGGCGATCGGCTGGGCGTTACGCGAGTACGCCAAAACCGATCCGGCCGCGGTGTCGAGGTTCCTGCTCGAACACCGGGAGGAACTCTCCGGACTCAGTTTTCGGGAGGCGGCGAAGCATCTGAGTCTTGGGTGA